One Odocoileus virginianus isolate 20LAN1187 ecotype Illinois chromosome 4, Ovbor_1.2, whole genome shotgun sequence DNA segment encodes these proteins:
- the ZDHHC23 gene encoding palmitoyltransferase ZDHHC23 isoform X3, with amino-acid sequence MKGSVKPVKKTKAEEPELEPLCCCEYIDRNGEKNHVAACLCDCQDLDEGCDRWITCKSVQPETCEKIMDTISDRLRIPWLRGAKKVNISILPPLFLLPVFLRVASWHFLLGVVVLTSLPMLALWYYYLTHRRKEQTLFFLSLGLFSLGYMYYVFLQEVVPKGRVGPTRLALLTFGLLLILFALYRAKKNPGYLRNPAHNNRALSDSQVECLNRKGPEKTKGFPSADLLGSLNNRAPKDETKDSPRTSAGSPAKGREDWCTKCQLVRPARAWHCRICGICVRRMDHHCVWINSCVGESNHQAFILALLVFLLTSVYGITLTLDTICTDRSVFTALFYCPGVYSDYSSALCFTCVWYSVIITGSMAYIFLIQLINISYNVTEREVQQALRQKTGRRMLCGLIVDTGNSSRHPCFFLPMFCLIRCLHTCDNDWTRTDTPMGNSSLFLAG; translated from the exons ATGAAGGGCAGTGTGAAGCCAGTGAAGAAAACCAAAGCGGAAGAACCTGAATTGGAGCCCCTGTGCTGCTGCGAGTACATAGATCGAAATGGGGAAAAGAACCACGTGGCTGCTTGCTTGTGTGATTGCCAAGATCTGGACGAAGGGTGTGATAG ATGGATCACGTGTAAGTCCGTGCAGCCTGAGACCTGTGAAAAGATCATGGACACAATCTCAGACCGCCTCCGGATTCCTTGGCTTAGGGGAGCCAAGAAAGTTAACATTAGCATCCTTCCCCCACTGTTCCTGCTGCCTGTCTTCCTCCGTGTGGCTTCCTGGCATTTCTTGCTGGGGGTGGTGGTTTTGACCTCCCTCCCCATGCTGGCTCTGTGGTACTACTACCTCACTCACAGAAGGAAAGAACAGACTCTGTTTTTCCTGAGCCTCGGACTGTTCTCCCTGGGCTACATGTACTACGTGTTCCTGCAGGAAGTGGTCCCCAAGGGGCGTGTGGGGCCCACTCGGCTGGCTCTTCTTACCTTCGGGTTATTGCTCATCCTCTTTGCCTTGTACAGAGCCAAGAAGAATCCAGGCTACCTCAGAAACCCAGCACACAACAACAGGGCTCTAAGTGACAGCCAGGTCGAATGCCTGAACAGAAAAGGGCCTGAGAAGACCAAGGGGTTCCCCAGTGCAGATCTGTTGGGCAGTCTCAACAACCGCGCTCCCAAGGATGAGACTAAGGACTCCCCGAGGACATCGGCCGGAAGCCCGGCCAAAGGGAGGGAGGACTGGTGCACCAAGTGCCAGTTGGTGCGGCCAGCCCGGGCGTGGCACTGCCGGATCTGTGGCATCTGTGTGAGGAGGATGGATCATCACTGTGTCTG GATAAATAGCTGTGTCGGAGAATCAAACCATCAAGCATTTATACTTGCCCTTTTGGTCTTCCTGCTCACCTCGGTGTATGGGATAACGCTGACCTTGGACACCATCTGTACAGACAGAAGTGTCTTCACAGCTCTCTTCTATTGCCCTGGAGTATATTCAGATTACAG CTCGGCTCTGTGCTTCACCTGCGTGTGGTACTCTGTGATCATCACGGGGAGCATGGCCtatatcttcctgatccagctgATAAACATCAGCTACAACGTGACCGAGAGGGAGGTGCAGCAGGCCCTGCGACAGAAGACGGGGCGCCGGATGCTCTGCGGGCTCATTGTGGACACAG GTAACTCCAGTAGGCAtccatgtttttttcttcccatgtTTTGCCTGATCAGGTGCTTGCACACTTGTGACAATGACTGGACAAGAACAGACACTCCTATGGGAAACAGTTCACTCTTCCTGGCTGGGTAG
- the ZDHHC23 gene encoding palmitoyltransferase ZDHHC23 isoform X5, producing the protein MKGSVKPVKKTKAEEPELEPLCCCEYIDRNGEKNHVAACLCDCQDLDEGCDRAKKNPGYLRNPAHNNRALSDSQVECLNRKGPEKTKGFPSADLLGSLNNRAPKDETKDSPRTSAGSPAKGREDWCTKCQLVRPARAWHCRICGICVRRMDHHCVWINSCVGESNHQAFILALLVFLLTSVYGITLTLDTICTDRSVFTALFYCPGVYSDYSSALCFTCVWYSVIITGSMAYIFLIQLINISYNVTEREVQQALRQKTGRRMLCGLIVDTGACTLVTMTGQEQTLLWETVHSSWLGRVAGYTKGLTFLFTPPGSSVHWILLARILEWDAISSTRGYPRPKAHTCVSYISCIGKQIFYYWCHLGSPQLKIKMKMVFTQKTRLIWENEE; encoded by the exons ATGAAGGGCAGTGTGAAGCCAGTGAAGAAAACCAAAGCGGAAGAACCTGAATTGGAGCCCCTGTGCTGCTGCGAGTACATAGATCGAAATGGGGAAAAGAACCACGTGGCTGCTTGCTTGTGTGATTGCCAAGATCTGGACGAAGGGTGTGATAG AGCCAAGAAGAATCCAGGCTACCTCAGAAACCCAGCACACAACAACAGGGCTCTAAGTGACAGCCAGGTCGAATGCCTGAACAGAAAAGGGCCTGAGAAGACCAAGGGGTTCCCCAGTGCAGATCTGTTGGGCAGTCTCAACAACCGCGCTCCCAAGGATGAGACTAAGGACTCCCCGAGGACATCGGCCGGAAGCCCGGCCAAAGGGAGGGAGGACTGGTGCACCAAGTGCCAGTTGGTGCGGCCAGCCCGGGCGTGGCACTGCCGGATCTGTGGCATCTGTGTGAGGAGGATGGATCATCACTGTGTCTG GATAAATAGCTGTGTCGGAGAATCAAACCATCAAGCATTTATACTTGCCCTTTTGGTCTTCCTGCTCACCTCGGTGTATGGGATAACGCTGACCTTGGACACCATCTGTACAGACAGAAGTGTCTTCACAGCTCTCTTCTATTGCCCTGGAGTATATTCAGATTACAG CTCGGCTCTGTGCTTCACCTGCGTGTGGTACTCTGTGATCATCACGGGGAGCATGGCCtatatcttcctgatccagctgATAAACATCAGCTACAACGTGACCGAGAGGGAGGTGCAGCAGGCCCTGCGACAGAAGACGGGGCGCCGGATGCTCTGCGGGCTCATTGTGGACACAG GTGCTTGCACACTTGTGACAATGACTGGACAAGAACAGACACTCCTATGGGAAACAGTTCACTCTTCCTGGCTGGGTAGGGTGGCTGGTTATACCAAGGGCTTGACGTTTTTGTTCAC ccccccaggctcctctgtccattggattctcctggcaagaatactggagtgggatgccatttcttcCACCAGGGGATATCCCCGACCCAAGGCtcacacctgtgtctcttacatctcctgcattggcaagcagattttttactactggtgccacctgggaagcccccagctgAAGATAAAGATGAAGATGGTCTTTACTCAAAAGACCAGACTCATTTGGGAGAATGAAGAATGA
- the ZDHHC23 gene encoding palmitoyltransferase ZDHHC23 isoform X2, producing MKGSVKPVKKTKAEEPELEPLCCCEYIDRNGEKNHVAACLCDCQDLDEGCDRWITCKSVQPETCEKIMDTISDRLRIPWLRGAKKVNISILPPLFLLPVFLRVASWHFLLGVVVLTSLPMLALWYYYLTHRRKEQTLFFLSLGLFSLGYMYYVFLQEVVPKGRVGPTRLALLTFGLLLILFALYRAKKNPGYLRNPAHNNRALSDSQVECLNRKGPEKTKGFPSADLLGSLNNRAPKDETKDSPRTSAGSPAKGREDWCTKCQLVRPARAWHCRICGICVRRMDHHCVCCVGESNHQAFILALLVFLLTSVYGITLTLDTICTDRSVFTALFYCPGVYSDYSSALCFTCVWYSVIITGSMAYIFLIQLINISYNVTEREVQQALRQKTGRRMLCGLIVDTGACTLVTMTGQEQTLLWETVHSSWLGRVAGYTKGLTFLFTPPGSSVHWILLARILEWDAISSTRGYPRPKAHTCVSYISCIGKQIFYYWCHLGSPQLKIKMKMVFTQKTRLIWENEE from the exons ATGAAGGGCAGTGTGAAGCCAGTGAAGAAAACCAAAGCGGAAGAACCTGAATTGGAGCCCCTGTGCTGCTGCGAGTACATAGATCGAAATGGGGAAAAGAACCACGTGGCTGCTTGCTTGTGTGATTGCCAAGATCTGGACGAAGGGTGTGATAG ATGGATCACGTGTAAGTCCGTGCAGCCTGAGACCTGTGAAAAGATCATGGACACAATCTCAGACCGCCTCCGGATTCCTTGGCTTAGGGGAGCCAAGAAAGTTAACATTAGCATCCTTCCCCCACTGTTCCTGCTGCCTGTCTTCCTCCGTGTGGCTTCCTGGCATTTCTTGCTGGGGGTGGTGGTTTTGACCTCCCTCCCCATGCTGGCTCTGTGGTACTACTACCTCACTCACAGAAGGAAAGAACAGACTCTGTTTTTCCTGAGCCTCGGACTGTTCTCCCTGGGCTACATGTACTACGTGTTCCTGCAGGAAGTGGTCCCCAAGGGGCGTGTGGGGCCCACTCGGCTGGCTCTTCTTACCTTCGGGTTATTGCTCATCCTCTTTGCCTTGTACAGAGCCAAGAAGAATCCAGGCTACCTCAGAAACCCAGCACACAACAACAGGGCTCTAAGTGACAGCCAGGTCGAATGCCTGAACAGAAAAGGGCCTGAGAAGACCAAGGGGTTCCCCAGTGCAGATCTGTTGGGCAGTCTCAACAACCGCGCTCCCAAGGATGAGACTAAGGACTCCCCGAGGACATCGGCCGGAAGCCCGGCCAAAGGGAGGGAGGACTGGTGCACCAAGTGCCAGTTGGTGCGGCCAGCCCGGGCGTGGCACTGCCGGATCTGTGGCATCTGTGTGAGGAGGATGGATCATCACTGTGTCTG CTGTGTCGGAGAATCAAACCATCAAGCATTTATACTTGCCCTTTTGGTCTTCCTGCTCACCTCGGTGTATGGGATAACGCTGACCTTGGACACCATCTGTACAGACAGAAGTGTCTTCACAGCTCTCTTCTATTGCCCTGGAGTATATTCAGATTACAG CTCGGCTCTGTGCTTCACCTGCGTGTGGTACTCTGTGATCATCACGGGGAGCATGGCCtatatcttcctgatccagctgATAAACATCAGCTACAACGTGACCGAGAGGGAGGTGCAGCAGGCCCTGCGACAGAAGACGGGGCGCCGGATGCTCTGCGGGCTCATTGTGGACACAG GTGCTTGCACACTTGTGACAATGACTGGACAAGAACAGACACTCCTATGGGAAACAGTTCACTCTTCCTGGCTGGGTAGGGTGGCTGGTTATACCAAGGGCTTGACGTTTTTGTTCAC ccccccaggctcctctgtccattggattctcctggcaagaatactggagtgggatgccatttcttcCACCAGGGGATATCCCCGACCCAAGGCtcacacctgtgtctcttacatctcctgcattggcaagcagattttttactactggtgccacctgggaagcccccagctgAAGATAAAGATGAAGATGGTCTTTACTCAAAAGACCAGACTCATTTGGGAGAATGAAGAATGA
- the ZDHHC23 gene encoding palmitoyltransferase ZDHHC23 isoform X1: protein MKGSVKPVKKTKAEEPELEPLCCCEYIDRNGEKNHVAACLCDCQDLDEGCDRWITCKSVQPETCEKIMDTISDRLRIPWLRGAKKVNISILPPLFLLPVFLRVASWHFLLGVVVLTSLPMLALWYYYLTHRRKEQTLFFLSLGLFSLGYMYYVFLQEVVPKGRVGPTRLALLTFGLLLILFALYRAKKNPGYLRNPAHNNRALSDSQVECLNRKGPEKTKGFPSADLLGSLNNRAPKDETKDSPRTSAGSPAKGREDWCTKCQLVRPARAWHCRICGICVRRMDHHCVWINSCVGESNHQAFILALLVFLLTSVYGITLTLDTICTDRSVFTALFYCPGVYSDYSSALCFTCVWYSVIITGSMAYIFLIQLINISYNVTEREVQQALRQKTGRRMLCGLIVDTGACTLVTMTGQEQTLLWETVHSSWLGRVAGYTKGLTFLFTPPGSSVHWILLARILEWDAISSTRGYPRPKAHTCVSYISCIGKQIFYYWCHLGSPQLKIKMKMVFTQKTRLIWENEE from the exons ATGAAGGGCAGTGTGAAGCCAGTGAAGAAAACCAAAGCGGAAGAACCTGAATTGGAGCCCCTGTGCTGCTGCGAGTACATAGATCGAAATGGGGAAAAGAACCACGTGGCTGCTTGCTTGTGTGATTGCCAAGATCTGGACGAAGGGTGTGATAG ATGGATCACGTGTAAGTCCGTGCAGCCTGAGACCTGTGAAAAGATCATGGACACAATCTCAGACCGCCTCCGGATTCCTTGGCTTAGGGGAGCCAAGAAAGTTAACATTAGCATCCTTCCCCCACTGTTCCTGCTGCCTGTCTTCCTCCGTGTGGCTTCCTGGCATTTCTTGCTGGGGGTGGTGGTTTTGACCTCCCTCCCCATGCTGGCTCTGTGGTACTACTACCTCACTCACAGAAGGAAAGAACAGACTCTGTTTTTCCTGAGCCTCGGACTGTTCTCCCTGGGCTACATGTACTACGTGTTCCTGCAGGAAGTGGTCCCCAAGGGGCGTGTGGGGCCCACTCGGCTGGCTCTTCTTACCTTCGGGTTATTGCTCATCCTCTTTGCCTTGTACAGAGCCAAGAAGAATCCAGGCTACCTCAGAAACCCAGCACACAACAACAGGGCTCTAAGTGACAGCCAGGTCGAATGCCTGAACAGAAAAGGGCCTGAGAAGACCAAGGGGTTCCCCAGTGCAGATCTGTTGGGCAGTCTCAACAACCGCGCTCCCAAGGATGAGACTAAGGACTCCCCGAGGACATCGGCCGGAAGCCCGGCCAAAGGGAGGGAGGACTGGTGCACCAAGTGCCAGTTGGTGCGGCCAGCCCGGGCGTGGCACTGCCGGATCTGTGGCATCTGTGTGAGGAGGATGGATCATCACTGTGTCTG GATAAATAGCTGTGTCGGAGAATCAAACCATCAAGCATTTATACTTGCCCTTTTGGTCTTCCTGCTCACCTCGGTGTATGGGATAACGCTGACCTTGGACACCATCTGTACAGACAGAAGTGTCTTCACAGCTCTCTTCTATTGCCCTGGAGTATATTCAGATTACAG CTCGGCTCTGTGCTTCACCTGCGTGTGGTACTCTGTGATCATCACGGGGAGCATGGCCtatatcttcctgatccagctgATAAACATCAGCTACAACGTGACCGAGAGGGAGGTGCAGCAGGCCCTGCGACAGAAGACGGGGCGCCGGATGCTCTGCGGGCTCATTGTGGACACAG GTGCTTGCACACTTGTGACAATGACTGGACAAGAACAGACACTCCTATGGGAAACAGTTCACTCTTCCTGGCTGGGTAGGGTGGCTGGTTATACCAAGGGCTTGACGTTTTTGTTCAC ccccccaggctcctctgtccattggattctcctggcaagaatactggagtgggatgccatttcttcCACCAGGGGATATCCCCGACCCAAGGCtcacacctgtgtctcttacatctcctgcattggcaagcagattttttactactggtgccacctgggaagcccccagctgAAGATAAAGATGAAGATGGTCTTTACTCAAAAGACCAGACTCATTTGGGAGAATGAAGAATGA
- the ZDHHC23 gene encoding palmitoyltransferase ZDHHC23 isoform X4 has protein sequence MKGSVKPVKKTKAEEPELEPLCCCEYIDRNGEKNHVAACLCDCQDLDEGCDRWITCKSVQPETCEKIMDTISDRLRIPWLRGAKKVNISILPPLFLLPVFLRVASWHFLLGVVVLTSLPMLALWYYYLTHRRKEQTLFFLSLGLFSLGYMYYVFLQEVVPKGRVGPTRLALLTFGLLLILFALYRAKKNPGYLRNPAHNNRALSDSQVECLNRKGPEKTKGFPSADLLGSLNNRAPKDETKDSPRTSAGSPAKGREDWCTKCQLVRPARAWHCRICGICVRRMDHHCVWINSCVGESNHQAFILALLVFLLTSVYGITLTLDTICTDRSVFTALFYCPGVYSDYSSALCFTCVWYSVIITGSMAYIFLIQLINISYNVTEREVQQALRQKTGRRMLCGLIVDTGQYNRGFLRNWHQFSTLGVHPFHHPAEDIV, from the exons ATGAAGGGCAGTGTGAAGCCAGTGAAGAAAACCAAAGCGGAAGAACCTGAATTGGAGCCCCTGTGCTGCTGCGAGTACATAGATCGAAATGGGGAAAAGAACCACGTGGCTGCTTGCTTGTGTGATTGCCAAGATCTGGACGAAGGGTGTGATAG ATGGATCACGTGTAAGTCCGTGCAGCCTGAGACCTGTGAAAAGATCATGGACACAATCTCAGACCGCCTCCGGATTCCTTGGCTTAGGGGAGCCAAGAAAGTTAACATTAGCATCCTTCCCCCACTGTTCCTGCTGCCTGTCTTCCTCCGTGTGGCTTCCTGGCATTTCTTGCTGGGGGTGGTGGTTTTGACCTCCCTCCCCATGCTGGCTCTGTGGTACTACTACCTCACTCACAGAAGGAAAGAACAGACTCTGTTTTTCCTGAGCCTCGGACTGTTCTCCCTGGGCTACATGTACTACGTGTTCCTGCAGGAAGTGGTCCCCAAGGGGCGTGTGGGGCCCACTCGGCTGGCTCTTCTTACCTTCGGGTTATTGCTCATCCTCTTTGCCTTGTACAGAGCCAAGAAGAATCCAGGCTACCTCAGAAACCCAGCACACAACAACAGGGCTCTAAGTGACAGCCAGGTCGAATGCCTGAACAGAAAAGGGCCTGAGAAGACCAAGGGGTTCCCCAGTGCAGATCTGTTGGGCAGTCTCAACAACCGCGCTCCCAAGGATGAGACTAAGGACTCCCCGAGGACATCGGCCGGAAGCCCGGCCAAAGGGAGGGAGGACTGGTGCACCAAGTGCCAGTTGGTGCGGCCAGCCCGGGCGTGGCACTGCCGGATCTGTGGCATCTGTGTGAGGAGGATGGATCATCACTGTGTCTG GATAAATAGCTGTGTCGGAGAATCAAACCATCAAGCATTTATACTTGCCCTTTTGGTCTTCCTGCTCACCTCGGTGTATGGGATAACGCTGACCTTGGACACCATCTGTACAGACAGAAGTGTCTTCACAGCTCTCTTCTATTGCCCTGGAGTATATTCAGATTACAG CTCGGCTCTGTGCTTCACCTGCGTGTGGTACTCTGTGATCATCACGGGGAGCATGGCCtatatcttcctgatccagctgATAAACATCAGCTACAACGTGACCGAGAGGGAGGTGCAGCAGGCCCTGCGACAGAAGACGGGGCGCCGGATGCTCTGCGGGCTCATTGTGGACACAGGCCAGTACAATCGGGGCTTCCTGCGGAACTGGCACCAGTTCTCCACCTTGGGCGTGCACCCCTTCCACCACCCTGCCGAGGACATTGTCTGA